One region of Bactrocera neohumeralis isolate Rockhampton chromosome 5, APGP_CSIRO_Bneo_wtdbg2-racon-allhic-juicebox.fasta_v2, whole genome shotgun sequence genomic DNA includes:
- the LOC126760635 gene encoding dorsal-ventral patterning protein Sog isoform X2 codes for MYCIRCECVAVPKKRRIVVRVQCKNIKHECPPTLCSDPVQLPGKCCKTCPGDKNDTDVSLDVPAPVNIEEEERNMKHFAALLTGRTSHFLKGEEMKAMYATSTYNPQNIVATGRFLFHKKNLYYSFYTSSKNNRPRTIQFVNDAGTILEEHQLQAPLSDMQSVYQNATGKICGVWRRVPRDYKRLLRDERLHVVLLWGRKDQIDLALGGKIGLYTALQKEMFSSLLEPAPGTKATLMNGAGGTAIVSTTSGAAASVHLTLVFNGVFSSDEYLDSPINVRVESPDRKEIVLDELQKVRKPSAEINVLEISSPISIPMLRLMSRGKLLLTIESKKNPHLRIQGSIITRTTCELFQTLLTPHNAESKTKSSGLAWVFLNTDGSLSYNIETDNISTKDRPEINLMEDLGKRKTMLENLTPTFNFNQAIGTIDKLGPKALESLYEGDLGVNIAIENEPSLIRGHFVPRPIADARDSAEPILLKRVENASTAPTHAMGMAWLAIDNECNLHYEITVNGFQSNSQDLQIYLEEKPIEAIGAPVTRKLLEEFSGSYMEGYVLGMPSNELVKLENSVCYLEIHTKESSKPLLRGKLKSTKVPSHCFPIHTDNNVPNVPGDHSDSNLIAADAKCFHSGRFYDESEQWRNANDVCQMCACQHGQPTCEPIKCPAIQCKPNEELVRRDGECCSMCLPQSVATETESVAEQNVRGCRLGDQFHLAGAIWHPFLPPNGFDTCTTCTCDALTLEVRCPRMVCPPLPCSEKVAYRPDKKACCKVCPESKSSRGDKAGPSNPNVLQDQASHKTISTEEILGQGGCKVLNKVYENGQEWHPILASHGEQKCIKCRCKDSKVNCDRKRCSRSTCQQTRISAKRKFYEKPGAGSANANEPAIDECCSTQCRRSRRHHRRAHQDRPGTVDERQQQQSKRLQQLTNLNRSGSNGHSS; via the exons ATGTACTGCATCAGATGTGAATGTGTAGCG GTGCCGAAGAAGCGTCGCATTGTTGTGCGCGTGCAATGCAAGAACATTAAACACGAATGTCCACCAACATTGTGCAGTGACCCAGTCCAACTGCCTGGCAAATGCTGTAAAACGTGTCCTGGCGATAAAAATG ATACGGACGTGTCTTTGGATGTACCTGCCCCGGTAAACATTGAAGAGGAGGAGCGCAACATGAAGC ATTTCGCTGCTCTACTCACCGGCAGAACATCACATTTCCTGAAAGGAGAAGAAATGAAGGCCATGTATGCGACAAGCACCTACAATCCACAAAATATTGTTGCCACTGGTCGCTTCTTGTTCCACAAGAAGAACCTGTATTACTCCTTCTACACCTCGTCGAAAAATAATCGCCCACGAACCATACAATTCGTTAACGACGCCGGCACCATTCTCGAAGAGCATCAACTGCAGGCGCCCCTTTCTGATATGCAGAGCGTGTATCAAAATGCCACTGGTAAGATTTGCGGAGTATGGCGTCGTGTTCCACGTGATTACAAGCGACTCCTGCGTGATGAACGGCTACACGTTGTTTTGCTATGGGGCAGAAAAGATCAGATTGATCTCGCTCTAGGTGGCAAGATCGGGTTGTACACCGCCTTACAGAAGGAAATGTTCAGCTCATTACTGGAACCCGCACCAGGTACGAAAGCAACACTAATGAATGGGGCTGGTGGCACAGCTATTGTCTCCACGACCAGCGGCGCGGCCGCCTCCGTACATTTAACGCTTGTCTTTAATGGTGTCTTTAGCTCCGATGAATATTTGGATTCACCTATTAATGTACGCGTCGAATCACCGGATCGAAAAGAAATCGTTTTGGACGAACTTCAAAAAGTACGTAAACCCTCGGCTGAGATCAATGTCTTGGAAATATCTTCGCCCATATCCATACCGATGTTGCGTTTAATGTCGCGTGGTAAATTATTGCTCACAATAGAATCGAAGAAAAATCCGCATTTACGCATACAGGGTTCCATTATCACACGTACTACCTGCGAGCTCTTCCAGACTTTACTCACCCCACACAATGCAGAATCGAAAACAAAGAGCAGCGGCTTAGCCTGGGTATTTCTAAACACTGATGGCTCTCTTTCATATAACATCGAAACAGATAACATTAGCACAAAGGATAGGCCCGAAATCAATTTGATGGAAGATCTCGGCAAACGGAAAACCATGCTGGAAAACCTTACACCAACATTCAATTTCAACCAAGCTATTGGTACGATCGACAAATTAGGCCCAAAAGCGCTAGAATCATTGTATGAGGGTGACTTAGGAGTCAACATAGCTATTGAGAATGAACCAAGCCTCATACGCGGCCATTTTGTACCCCGCCCCATTGCAGACGCCCGAGATTCCGCTGAACCTATTCTATTGAAACGGGTAGAGAATGCCTCGACTGCACCAACGCATGCCATGGGCATGGCTTGGTTGGCCATCGATAATGAATGTAACTTACACTATGAGATAACTGTAAATGGTTTTCAATCGAATTCACAGGATTTGCAAATATACCTCGAAGAAAAGCCAATCGAAGCTATAGGTGCACCGGTAACACGAAAATTACTAGAGGAATTCTCCGGCTCCTACATGGAGGGTTACGTGCTCGGCATGCCTTCCAACGAACTCGTCAAATTGGAAAACAGTGTATGCTACTTAGAGATACACACAAAGGAAAGTAGTAAGCCACTTTTACGAGGCAAATTGAAATCTACAAAAGTGCCATCCCATTGTTTTCCCATTCATACGGATAACAATGTGCCGAATGTACCTGGTGACCATAGTGACAGCAATCTTATTGCGGCAGATGCAAAATGCTTTCATTCAGGTCGGTTTTATGACGAGTCCGAACAATGGCGTAATGCAAATGATGTTTGCCAGATGTGCGCCTGCCAACATGGCCAACCCACATGTGAGCCGATCAAATGTCCCGCAATACAATGTAAACCCAACGAAGAGCTTGTTCGACGTGACGGCGAATGTTGTTCCATGTGTCTTCCGCAGAGTGTTGCTACTGAGACGGAAAGCGTTGCCGAGCAAAATGTAAGGGGCTGCCGTTTAGGTGACCAATTCCACTTGGCCGGTGCCATTTGGCATCCATTCTTACCACCAAACGGCTTCGACACTTGCACCACCTGTACCTGTGATGCATTGACTTTGGAAGTGCGTTGTCCACGCATGGTCTGTCCACCATTACCCTGCTCTGAGAAGGTCGCCTACCGGCCGGACAAAAAAGCCTGTTGTAAAGTATGCCCTGAAAGCAAATCTTCACGAGGTGACAAAGCCGGTCCTTCCAATCCGAACGTGCTACAAGATCAGGCGTCACATAAGACAATATCAACTGAAGAGATCCTCGGCCAAGGTGGCTGCAAAGTGTTAAATAAGGTTTACGAAAATGGACAGGAGTGGCACCCGATTCTAGCATCACATGGcgaacaaaaatgtataaaatgccGATGCAAG GATTCAAAGGTGAATTGTGATCGCAAACGTTGCTCACGCTCTACCTGCCAGCAGACGCGTATCTCAGCCAAGCGGAAATTCTATGAGAAACCCGGTGCCGGCAGTGCGAATGCAAACGAGCCGGCCATTGACGAGTGCTGCTCGACGCAGTGTCGACGCTCGCGCCGCCACCACCGACGCGCGCATCAGGATCGACCCGGCACCGTCGACGaacgacagcaacaacagtcAAAGCGGTTGCAGCAGCTGACAAATTTAAACCGAAGCGGCAGCAACGGTCATAGCAGCTGA